One Paraburkholderia kururiensis DNA window includes the following coding sequences:
- a CDS encoding 1-phosphofructokinase family hexose kinase: MQTPHHAAKHPAPAILTVTLNPAVDVATSVERLVESHKMRCTHAQRDPGGGGINVARVIGRLSGNAGNASDCVALYLAGGATGQMLRELLDAEHVAGVCIDIADETRENFSVRETSTGREYRFVLPGPTVTAREWQACADYLASLDPAPRYLVLSGSLPPGLPADAWAQLAKAAKARDTRVVVDTSGPALAAALDAGVYLVKPSLGELRTLTGRPLAAEPEWREAAQQLVREGRAQMVALTLGERGALLVTQDRTLSAAALDVPVSSSIGAGDSFLGAMVWALNRQAGLDDAFRYALAAASATLLTSGTRLCSAEEVERMAAEMVKREASVR, translated from the coding sequence ATGCAAACCCCTCACCACGCAGCCAAACACCCCGCACCCGCGATTCTCACGGTCACGCTGAACCCCGCGGTGGATGTCGCGACCTCCGTGGAGCGGCTCGTCGAATCGCACAAGATGCGCTGCACGCACGCGCAGCGCGACCCGGGCGGCGGCGGCATCAACGTGGCACGCGTGATCGGGCGGCTCAGCGGCAACGCCGGCAACGCGAGTGATTGCGTCGCGCTCTACCTGGCGGGCGGTGCCACGGGGCAGATGCTGCGCGAACTGCTGGACGCGGAGCACGTGGCCGGCGTGTGTATCGACATAGCGGACGAGACACGCGAAAACTTCTCGGTGCGCGAAACGTCGACGGGCCGCGAGTATCGCTTCGTGCTGCCGGGGCCTACCGTTACGGCGCGCGAATGGCAGGCCTGTGCCGACTATCTGGCTTCGCTCGACCCCGCGCCGCGCTACCTCGTGCTGAGCGGCAGTCTGCCGCCGGGCCTGCCTGCGGATGCGTGGGCGCAACTCGCCAAGGCAGCAAAGGCGCGCGACACGCGCGTGGTGGTCGATACGTCGGGGCCCGCGCTGGCCGCGGCGCTCGACGCCGGCGTCTATCTCGTCAAGCCGAGCCTGGGCGAACTGCGCACGCTGACGGGCCGGCCGCTCGCCGCCGAGCCCGAATGGCGCGAGGCGGCGCAACAGCTGGTGCGCGAAGGGCGCGCCCAAATGGTGGCGCTCACGCTGGGCGAGCGCGGCGCGTTGCTGGTTACGCAAGACCGCACGCTCAGCGCAGCGGCGCTCGACGTGCCGGTTTCGAGTTCGATCGGCGCGGGCGACAGCTTTCTGGGCGCGATGGTGTGGGCACTGAACCGGCAAGCCGGCCTCGACGACGCGTTCCGCTACGCGCTGGCCGCGGCCAGTGCCACGCTGCTCACGTCCGGCACGCGGCTTTGCAGCGCGGAAGAAGTGGAGCGGATGGCGGCCGAGATGGTGAAGCGCGAGGCGTCGGTACGCTGA
- a CDS encoding response regulator translates to MNTPALSTSVRKPVRLLVVDDHTLFRRGLIALLASDERFEVVAEAGDAGEAYRRAADTQPDIILLDNHLPGVSGVDALAGLKEAAPRAGVLMLTVSEDERDLAAALRGGARGYLLKTVDSDVMADAIVRAVAGESTISPEMTGKLVSAFQQLQAAPAAPAAEAERDPIDTLSTREAEILQHIARGATNKEIARALAIAETTVKIHVQHILRKLNLTSRVQAAVYAAERAV, encoded by the coding sequence ATGAACACGCCCGCCTTGAGTACCTCCGTGCGCAAGCCCGTCCGCCTGCTCGTGGTGGACGACCACACGCTGTTTCGCCGCGGCCTGATCGCGCTGCTCGCCTCCGACGAACGCTTCGAGGTGGTGGCCGAAGCTGGCGACGCCGGCGAAGCCTACCGCCGCGCGGCGGACACCCAGCCCGACATCATCCTGCTCGACAACCATCTGCCCGGCGTGAGCGGCGTGGACGCGCTCGCGGGCCTCAAGGAGGCGGCGCCGCGCGCGGGCGTGCTGATGCTCACGGTGAGCGAGGACGAACGCGATCTGGCGGCCGCCCTGCGCGGCGGCGCACGCGGCTATCTGCTGAAGACCGTGGACAGCGACGTGATGGCCGACGCCATCGTGCGCGCCGTGGCCGGCGAATCGACGATCAGCCCCGAGATGACGGGCAAGCTCGTGAGCGCGTTCCAGCAGTTGCAGGCCGCGCCCGCGGCGCCGGCCGCCGAAGCGGAGCGCGACCCCATCGATACGCTTTCCACGCGCGAGGCCGAGATTCTCCAGCACATCGCGCGGGGCGCCACGAACAAGGAAATCGCGCGCGCACTGGCGATTGCCGAGACCACCGTGAAGATTCACGTGCAGCACATTCTGCGCAAGCTGAACCTCACGTCCCGCGTGCAGGCGGCGGTGTATGCGGCGGAACGGGCGGTGTGA
- a CDS encoding ATP-binding protein, with translation MNDDGVPLPADVQVQVLHVVQEALSNVRKHAHATQVWVKVKQAPQWSVEVCDDGCGFAAEERAGDPTHVGLRIMHERADRVGATVTVTSTPGAGTRVVLTLPEPRRLAA, from the coding sequence GTGAACGACGACGGCGTGCCGCTGCCCGCCGACGTTCAGGTCCAGGTGCTGCACGTGGTGCAGGAAGCGCTCTCGAACGTGCGCAAGCATGCGCACGCCACGCAGGTATGGGTGAAGGTGAAGCAGGCGCCGCAATGGAGCGTCGAAGTCTGCGACGACGGCTGCGGCTTCGCCGCCGAAGAGCGCGCCGGCGACCCGACGCATGTGGGGCTGCGCATCATGCACGAGCGCGCGGACCGCGTGGGCGCGACGGTCACCGTCACATCCACGCCGGGTGCCGGCACGCGCGTCGTGCTCACGCTGCCCGAACCCCGGAGGCTCGCCGCATGA
- the lplT gene encoding lysophospholipid transporter LplT, translated as MKKGFYTIIAAQFVSSLADNALLIAAIALLAVIRSPSWITPLLQIFFTISYVLLAPFVGAFADALQKRHVMFISNALKAGGCLLMLVGVHPIVAYGVVGFGAAAYSPAKYGILTELLPAERLVAANAWLESATVLSTIVGTMLGGALVSAYAGKLVTHLDLPVIRTAADLAMFAVMLVYAAAALINIGIPDTGARYPNRLAHPAKLTSDFLHCFHVLWADKLAQIALWVTTLMWGAAVTLQLLVLKWADANLGLSLSKAAVMQGVTGLGVALGAAAAAAWISLRTSLRVLPIGMLAGIVTIAMAFYSKSLFPPDAGIRVASFTVPLYMLFAWPLMIGLGGLAGFFIVPMNAVLQHRGAALLSAGHSIAVQNFNQNLAVLLMLGAYALLLIAKLPVQWIIVVFGSFVTFMIWLAKRRSAANSREVDMRALVEE; from the coding sequence ATGAAAAAAGGCTTCTACACGATCATCGCCGCGCAGTTCGTCTCGTCGCTCGCGGACAACGCGCTGCTCATCGCCGCCATCGCCCTTCTCGCGGTCATCCGTTCGCCGTCGTGGATCACGCCGCTGCTGCAGATCTTCTTCACGATTTCTTACGTGCTGCTCGCGCCTTTCGTCGGCGCCTTCGCAGATGCGCTGCAAAAGCGCCACGTGATGTTCATCTCCAATGCGCTGAAGGCAGGCGGTTGCCTGCTGATGCTCGTGGGCGTGCACCCCATCGTGGCATACGGTGTGGTCGGCTTCGGCGCGGCGGCCTATTCGCCCGCCAAGTACGGCATTCTCACCGAGCTGCTGCCGGCCGAGCGGCTTGTTGCGGCGAACGCGTGGCTCGAGTCGGCCACCGTGCTCTCGACCATCGTCGGCACGATGCTGGGCGGCGCGCTCGTGAGCGCCTATGCGGGCAAACTGGTGACGCACCTCGACCTGCCCGTCATCCGCACGGCTGCGGACCTCGCCATGTTCGCCGTGATGCTCGTCTACGCGGCCGCGGCACTGATCAACATCGGCATACCGGATACCGGTGCGCGCTATCCCAACCGGCTCGCGCATCCCGCCAAGCTGACCAGCGACTTCCTGCATTGCTTCCACGTGCTATGGGCCGACAAGCTCGCGCAGATCGCGCTGTGGGTCACCACCTTGATGTGGGGTGCCGCGGTGACCCTGCAGTTGCTGGTCCTCAAGTGGGCCGATGCGAACCTCGGACTCTCGCTTTCGAAGGCCGCCGTCATGCAAGGGGTAACGGGCCTCGGCGTCGCACTGGGCGCCGCCGCGGCGGCGGCGTGGATTTCGTTGCGCACGTCCCTTCGTGTGCTGCCAATCGGCATGCTGGCGGGCATCGTCACGATAGCAATGGCGTTCTACAGCAAGAGCCTGTTTCCACCGGACGCCGGCATCCGCGTCGCGAGCTTTACGGTGCCGCTCTACATGCTGTTCGCCTGGCCGCTGATGATTGGACTCGGCGGGCTGGCGGGCTTTTTCATCGTGCCGATGAACGCCGTCCTCCAGCATCGGGGCGCCGCTCTGCTCTCGGCAGGCCACTCCATCGCCGTGCAGAACTTCAACCAGAACCTGGCGGTGCTTCTGATGCTCGGCGCTTACGCCCTGCTGCTCATTGCGAAGCTGCCGGTGCAATGGATCATCGTCGTGTTCGGATCGTTCGTCACGTTCATGATCTGGCTCGCGAAACGGCGCAGCGCGGCGAACAGCCGGGAAGTGGATATGCGGGCGCTGGTGGAGGAATGA
- a CDS encoding inositol monophosphatase family protein, with product MHPMLNIAVKAARRAGQIINRASLDLDLIQVSKKQHNDFVTEVDKASEAAIIDTLKTAYPDHAILAEESGRSENESEYQWIIDPLDGTTNFIHGFQYYCVSIALAHRGIVTQAVVYDPTRNDLFTASRGRGAFLNDRRIRVARRDRLADGLIGTGFPFREKDTLDAYCRLFAEMTTACAGLRRPGAAALDLANVAAGRVDGFFEQGISAWDMAAGSLLVTEAGGLVGNYTGDSNFLNLGEIVAANPKIYAQMVPILSKYSRTKTA from the coding sequence ATGCATCCCATGCTCAACATCGCTGTCAAGGCCGCTCGCCGCGCCGGACAGATCATCAACCGCGCATCGCTCGATCTGGACCTCATCCAGGTGAGCAAGAAGCAGCACAACGACTTCGTGACCGAAGTCGACAAGGCCTCGGAAGCCGCCATCATCGACACGCTGAAAACCGCCTACCCCGATCACGCGATCCTCGCCGAAGAGTCCGGCCGTTCGGAGAACGAGTCGGAGTACCAGTGGATCATCGATCCGCTCGACGGCACCACCAACTTCATTCACGGCTTCCAGTATTACTGCGTGTCGATCGCGCTCGCGCATCGCGGCATCGTCACCCAGGCCGTGGTCTACGATCCGACGCGCAATGACCTCTTCACGGCGTCGCGCGGCCGCGGCGCGTTCCTCAACGACCGCCGCATTCGCGTGGCCCGCCGCGACCGCCTTGCCGATGGCCTGATCGGCACGGGCTTCCCGTTCCGCGAAAAAGATACGCTCGACGCTTACTGCCGCCTGTTCGCCGAAATGACGACCGCCTGCGCAGGCCTGCGCCGGCCCGGCGCCGCCGCGCTCGACCTCGCCAATGTCGCCGCGGGCCGCGTCGACGGCTTCTTCGAGCAAGGCATCAGCGCGTGGGACATGGCCGCAGGCAGCCTCCTCGTGACCGAAGCCGGCGGGCTGGTCGGCAATTACACGGGCGACTCGAACTTCCTGAATCTCGGCGAAATCGTCGCCGCCAACCCGAAAATCTACGCGCAGATGGTGCCCATTCTCTCGAAGTACAGCCGTACGAAGACGGCCTGA
- a CDS encoding RNA methyltransferase, whose amino-acid sequence MSRTSSVATPEAAAEGISPVRGGFTSTRFVLVEPSHPGNVGAAARALKTMGFSRLVLVAPRVAQVQTDPEAIAMASGADDVLANAHVVPTLAEALAGVHWSLALTARSREYGPPPGAPRAMAGEACRLTATGDIALVFGNERTGLSNEDVERCTALAHIPANPAYSSLNLAQAVQVLSYELRMAYLDAGGETASAPRRPAQTVGTLAANDEIERMYVHLENALIALEFLDPANPKKLMSRLRRLFSRSGLEREEVNIIRGIAKHILLLRSRDPGQGPS is encoded by the coding sequence TTGTCTCGAACATCTTCAGTAGCAACGCCGGAGGCTGCGGCCGAAGGCATCAGTCCCGTGCGCGGCGGATTTACGTCGACCCGCTTCGTGCTCGTGGAGCCTAGCCATCCAGGCAACGTCGGCGCGGCGGCGCGCGCGCTCAAAACCATGGGCTTTTCGCGGCTTGTGCTCGTTGCGCCGCGCGTGGCGCAAGTGCAGACCGATCCCGAAGCCATTGCCATGGCGAGTGGCGCCGACGACGTGCTCGCCAACGCGCATGTCGTGCCGACACTCGCCGAGGCGCTGGCCGGCGTGCACTGGTCGCTTGCGCTTACCGCTCGGTCGCGCGAATACGGTCCGCCGCCCGGGGCGCCGCGCGCCATGGCCGGCGAGGCCTGCCGGCTCACCGCCACAGGCGACATCGCGCTGGTTTTCGGCAACGAGCGAACGGGGCTGTCGAACGAAGACGTCGAACGCTGCACCGCGTTGGCGCATATTCCCGCCAATCCGGCCTACAGTTCGCTCAACCTGGCCCAGGCGGTCCAGGTGCTGTCGTACGAATTGAGGATGGCCTACCTCGATGCGGGCGGCGAGACTGCATCGGCGCCGAGGCGACCGGCGCAGACCGTGGGGACGCTCGCCGCGAACGATGAAATCGAGCGGATGTACGTGCACCTGGAGAACGCGCTCATCGCGCTCGAGTTCCTCGATCCCGCGAACCCCAAGAAACTCATGTCGCGCCTGCGGCGCCTCTTCAGCCGCTCGGGGCTGGAGCGGGAAGAGGTCAACATCATCCGCGGTATCGCCAAACACATCCTGCTGCTGAGGTCACGCGATCCCGGGCAGGGGCCGTCCTGA
- the cysE gene encoding serine O-acetyltransferase — protein sequence MFTRLREDIATIRERDPAARSAWEVLTCYPGLHALVLHRVAHACWRAKRRWMARFVSQVARFLTGIEIHPGATIGRRVFIDHGMGVVIGETAEVGDDCTIYQGVTLGGTSLTRGAKRHPTLERGVIVGAGAKVLGGFTIGAEAKIGSNAVVIKPVPAGGTAVGNPARVILPARTEPARGERPAAARSGFCAYGITPNADDPVSLAIHGLIDHAATQTQRVDEIVAALERLGAKLEALHGADAALVDLRRLSAVIEGSGSGERAARSAERADSTVAEQAESTTAVRD from the coding sequence ATGTTCACGAGACTTCGCGAAGATATCGCCACGATCCGCGAGCGCGATCCCGCCGCCCGCAGCGCCTGGGAAGTGCTCACGTGCTATCCGGGGCTTCACGCGCTCGTACTGCATCGTGTGGCGCATGCCTGCTGGCGCGCGAAGCGCCGCTGGATGGCCCGCTTCGTTTCGCAGGTGGCGCGCTTTCTGACCGGCATCGAGATTCATCCGGGCGCGACGATCGGCCGGCGCGTATTCATCGACCACGGCATGGGTGTCGTGATCGGCGAAACGGCTGAAGTAGGCGACGACTGCACGATCTATCAGGGCGTGACGCTCGGCGGTACGTCGCTCACGCGCGGCGCGAAACGTCATCCCACGCTGGAGCGCGGCGTGATCGTGGGAGCGGGAGCAAAGGTGCTGGGCGGCTTCACGATCGGCGCGGAAGCGAAGATCGGCTCGAACGCGGTCGTAATCAAGCCGGTGCCGGCAGGCGGTACGGCCGTGGGCAATCCCGCACGCGTGATTCTGCCCGCGAGAACCGAGCCCGCGCGCGGCGAGCGCCCAGCCGCGGCACGCTCGGGCTTTTGCGCCTACGGCATTACGCCGAACGCCGATGACCCGGTCTCGCTCGCCATTCACGGACTTATCGACCACGCGGCGACGCAAACGCAGCGCGTCGACGAAATCGTCGCGGCGCTGGAGCGGCTTGGCGCAAAGCTGGAGGCGCTGCATGGCGCCGATGCGGCGCTCGTGGACCTGCGGCGACTGTCTGCCGTGATCGAAGGAAGCGGTAGCGGCGAGCGTGCGGCTCGTAGCGCCGAGCGGGCAGACAGCACGGTGGCAGAGCAAGCCGAAAGTACGACGGCGGTACGCGACTGA
- a CDS encoding UDP-2,3-diacylglucosamine diphosphatase, with amino-acid sequence MLQEKSLRNAAAGVPGEGKRPHAARPFLFISDLHLSDAIPRTAAAFEHFIRVTADQADSVFILGDLFEYWVGDDMLADPFVKRMVELMHTLSERGIALYVMHGNRDFLLGKRFMKAAGAIWLPDPIAITAFGTRIALAHGDALCTADRGYQIFRRFARNRLLQLLFLAWPFSWRRALAERMRRSSEAGRERPPLPRYDVTKKGVDALFKLSSAAVLIHGHTHRPAKHRESAGTRWVLPDWELDHGTPRGGYLRVDAEGFKMMPLD; translated from the coding sequence ATGCTGCAGGAAAAATCATTACGAAACGCCGCTGCGGGCGTGCCCGGCGAGGGCAAACGCCCGCACGCGGCACGCCCGTTTCTGTTCATCTCGGACCTGCACTTAAGCGACGCGATTCCGCGCACGGCCGCGGCCTTCGAGCACTTCATCCGCGTCACGGCGGATCAGGCCGACTCTGTGTTCATCCTCGGCGATCTGTTCGAGTATTGGGTTGGCGACGACATGCTCGCCGACCCTTTCGTGAAACGCATGGTCGAGTTGATGCACACGCTTTCCGAGCGCGGCATCGCGCTTTACGTGATGCACGGCAATCGCGATTTTCTGCTGGGCAAGCGATTCATGAAGGCGGCCGGTGCCATCTGGCTGCCGGACCCCATCGCCATCACCGCCTTTGGCACGCGCATCGCGCTCGCGCACGGCGACGCCTTATGCACGGCCGACCGCGGCTATCAGATCTTTCGGCGCTTCGCGCGCAACCGTCTGCTGCAACTGCTGTTTCTCGCGTGGCCGTTCAGCTGGCGCCGCGCACTGGCCGAACGCATGCGCAGATCGAGCGAGGCGGGACGCGAGCGTCCACCGTTGCCGCGCTATGACGTCACGAAAAAAGGCGTGGATGCGCTCTTCAAGCTGAGCAGCGCGGCCGTGCTCATTCACGGGCACACGCACCGGCCTGCGAAGCATCGCGAGTCGGCGGGCACGCGCTGGGTGCTGCCCGACTGGGAACTCGATCACGGCACACCGCGCGGGGGCTACCTGCGCGTCGACGCCGAAGGCTTCAAGATGATGCCGCTCGATTGA
- a CDS encoding peptidylprolyl isomerase, with product MVELHTNHGVIKLELDAEKAPKTVENFLNYVRKGQYDNTIFHRVIDGFMIQGGGFEPGMKQKPTDAPIDNEANNGLKNVNGSIAMARTNDPHSATAQFFINVNDNDFLNHSSPTPQGWGYAVFGKVVEGLDVVEKIRKVKTGSKGFHQDVPVDDVVIEKAVVVE from the coding sequence ATGGTCGAACTGCATACGAACCACGGCGTCATCAAGCTCGAACTGGATGCCGAGAAGGCACCGAAGACGGTCGAGAACTTCCTGAACTACGTCCGCAAGGGCCAATACGACAACACGATCTTTCATCGCGTGATCGACGGCTTCATGATTCAGGGCGGCGGCTTCGAGCCGGGCATGAAGCAGAAGCCCACCGACGCGCCCATCGACAACGAAGCCAACAACGGCCTCAAGAACGTGAACGGTTCCATCGCGATGGCGCGCACGAACGATCCGCATTCGGCCACGGCGCAGTTCTTCATCAACGTGAACGACAACGACTTCCTGAACCACTCGTCGCCCACGCCGCAAGGCTGGGGCTACGCCGTGTTCGGCAAGGTGGTGGAAGGTCTCGACGTGGTCGAGAAGATCAGGAAAGTGAAGACGGGCTCGAAGGGCTTTCATCAGGACGTGCCGGTGGACGACGTCGTGATCGAAAAGGCCGTCGTTGTCGAATAA
- a CDS encoding peptidylprolyl isomerase, with protein MKWLMLALGSAALIANAPAFAQSAQTAAHPQVLLHTSDGDIRVELYPEKAPKTVANFLDYVKSGQYSGTIFHRVIRGFMIQGGGYTTSFAEKPTRAPIPLESQNGLKNVTGTIAMARTSDPNSATAQFFINTVDNAGLDYPNPDGNGYAVFGKVTSGMDVVKKIEASPTTTRGPMSDVPQKPIVIESATIVGK; from the coding sequence ATGAAATGGTTGATGCTGGCGCTCGGCAGCGCCGCCCTGATTGCGAACGCTCCCGCCTTCGCGCAATCCGCGCAGACGGCAGCGCATCCGCAGGTCCTGCTGCACACGTCCGATGGCGACATCCGCGTCGAGCTCTATCCCGAGAAGGCGCCGAAAACGGTCGCGAACTTCCTCGACTACGTGAAGTCCGGCCAGTACAGCGGCACGATCTTCCACCGCGTGATTCGCGGCTTCATGATCCAGGGCGGCGGCTACACCACGAGCTTTGCTGAAAAGCCGACGCGCGCGCCCATCCCGCTCGAAAGCCAGAACGGCCTCAAGAACGTGACGGGCACGATCGCGATGGCGCGCACGAGCGACCCGAATTCGGCCACGGCCCAGTTCTTCATCAATACCGTGGACAACGCCGGTCTCGACTATCCGAACCCGGACGGCAACGGCTATGCTGTGTTCGGCAAGGTGACGTCGGGCATGGACGTCGTGAAGAAGATCGAAGCCTCGCCCACCACCACGCGCGGTCCGATGTCCGACGTGCCGCAAAAGCCCATCGTGATCGAATCGGCCACGATCGTCGGCAAGTAA
- a CDS encoding tetratricopeptide repeat protein, whose product MKSSSGRARHAATLAATAFAGLTFALGSTAVHAQTKAVTDGTPQIDAAIAQKDWAGALKDLDARIASNPRDAQARFKRATVLARLNRDDEAITAFTELTQMYPELPEPYNNLAALYAKHGRYDEARVALETAVKANPSYGLAYENLGDLYLRLADASYRRAQSLGRASAVTQQRLADLQKIVSPPVVPRRAKKAAVEDYTNRASSDLTNNPAFTFGGPTGSLAVPPYMAPSQ is encoded by the coding sequence ATGAAATCTTCCAGCGGCCGCGCGCGACACGCTGCAACCCTCGCCGCGACGGCCTTCGCGGGCCTCACGTTCGCGCTCGGCAGCACGGCCGTCCATGCACAGACGAAGGCCGTGACCGACGGTACGCCGCAGATCGATGCAGCCATCGCGCAGAAGGACTGGGCGGGCGCGCTCAAGGACCTCGACGCACGCATTGCCTCGAATCCTCGCGACGCACAGGCGCGATTCAAGCGTGCCACCGTGCTCGCGCGCCTGAATCGCGACGACGAAGCCATCACCGCGTTTACCGAGCTCACGCAGATGTATCCCGAGCTGCCCGAGCCGTACAACAATCTCGCGGCGCTTTACGCAAAACACGGCCGTTACGACGAGGCGCGCGTCGCGCTCGAAACGGCAGTGAAGGCCAACCCGTCCTATGGTCTCGCCTACGAAAATCTCGGCGACCTGTATCTGCGTCTTGCCGACGCCTCGTATCGCCGCGCGCAATCGCTGGGACGTGCGAGCGCGGTCACGCAGCAGCGTCTTGCCGACCTGCAGAAGATCGTCTCGCCGCCGGTCGTCCCGCGCCGCGCGAAGAAGGCCGCGGTCGAAGACTATACGAACCGCGCGTCGTCCGACCTGACGAACAATCCCGCCTTCACCTTCGGCGGCCCCACCGGTTCGCTCGCGGTGCCGCCGTACATGGCGCCGTCGCAATGA
- the cysS gene encoding cysteine--tRNA ligase, whose amino-acid sequence MESLRIYNTLARDKQPFVPLQEGSVRMYVCGMTVYDYCHVGHARVMVVFDIVQRWLRTLGYKVTYVRNITDIDDKIIRRAVENGETIKSLTTRFIDAMHEDADALGVARPDIEPRATDFIAQMLGMIETLEANGYAYRAADGDVNYAVRRFAGYGKLSGKSLEDLRAGERVAANDAKQDPLDFVLWKQSKPDEPADTGWDSRYGRGRPGWHIECSAMGCTLLGEHFDIHGGGQDLQFPHHENEIAQSEGATGKTFVNYWMHNGYVQIDNEKMSKSLGNFFTIREVLAKYDAEVVRFFIARAHYRSPLNYSDVHIDDARNALTRLYTALKDVTPDAGELDWNEAYAARFRAAMNDDFNTPVAVAVLFELATEVNRTRDAALARQLKQLAAIVGLLGRDPRAYLQQAAGVSDAGGLDADAIEAKIAERAAAKKAKQYAEADRIRAELLEAGIALEDKPGGLTEWRRV is encoded by the coding sequence ATGGAATCACTGCGCATCTACAACACGCTTGCCCGTGACAAGCAACCTTTCGTGCCGCTTCAGGAAGGCTCCGTGCGGATGTACGTCTGCGGCATGACGGTGTACGACTATTGTCATGTGGGTCACGCGCGCGTAATGGTGGTGTTCGATATCGTCCAGCGGTGGCTGCGTACACTCGGCTACAAGGTCACGTATGTGCGCAACATCACCGACATCGACGACAAGATCATTCGTCGCGCTGTCGAAAACGGCGAGACGATCAAGTCGCTCACGACCCGCTTCATCGATGCGATGCACGAAGACGCCGACGCGCTCGGCGTCGCGCGGCCCGACATCGAACCGCGCGCGACCGACTTCATTGCGCAGATGCTCGGCATGATCGAGACGCTCGAGGCGAACGGCTACGCGTATCGTGCTGCGGATGGCGACGTGAACTACGCGGTGCGGCGTTTTGCCGGCTACGGCAAGCTTTCGGGCAAGTCGCTCGAAGATTTGCGCGCGGGCGAGCGCGTGGCGGCGAACGATGCGAAGCAGGATCCGCTCGACTTCGTGCTGTGGAAACAGTCGAAGCCCGACGAGCCCGCCGACACCGGATGGGATTCGCGGTACGGGCGCGGGCGTCCCGGCTGGCATATCGAATGCTCGGCGATGGGCTGCACGCTGCTCGGCGAACACTTCGACATTCACGGCGGCGGGCAGGACCTGCAGTTTCCGCACCACGAGAATGAAATCGCGCAGAGCGAAGGCGCGACGGGCAAAACGTTCGTCAATTACTGGATGCACAACGGCTACGTGCAGATCGACAACGAGAAGATGTCGAAGTCTCTCGGCAACTTCTTCACGATCCGCGAGGTGCTCGCGAAGTACGACGCCGAAGTCGTGCGCTTTTTTATCGCACGTGCGCACTATCGCTCGCCGCTCAACTACAGTGACGTTCATATCGACGACGCACGCAACGCGCTCACGCGTCTTTACACGGCGTTGAAAGACGTGACGCCGGACGCGGGCGAACTCGACTGGAACGAGGCGTATGCCGCGCGTTTTCGTGCGGCGATGAACGACGACTTCAATACGCCGGTGGCTGTCGCCGTGTTGTTCGAACTGGCCACCGAGGTGAACCGCACGCGCGACGCCGCGCTCGCGCGGCAACTCAAGCAGCTTGCTGCAATCGTGGGTCTGCTGGGTCGCGATCCGCGTGCGTATCTGCAGCAGGCAGCGGGCGTGTCGGACGCCGGCGGTCTCGATGCCGACGCAATCGAAGCGAAGATCGCCGAGCGTGCGGCGGCCAAGAAGGCGAAGCAGTACGCCGAAGCGGACCGGATCAGGGCGGAACTGCTCGAAGCCGGCATCGCACTTGAAGACAAACCGGGCGGGTTGACCGAGTGGCGCCGCGTTTAA